A region of Cardinium endosymbiont of Sogatella furcifera DNA encodes the following proteins:
- the gltX gene encoding glutamate--tRNA ligase translates to MTVHVRFAPSPTGALHIGSVRTILYNYLLARKTGGRFILRMEDTDQKRLVASAEAYILESLRWLGIVPDEGPEQGGPFGPYRQSERMALYRQYIQPLLDGGHAYYAFDTPEEIEAMRERLKAAKVDHPPYNAISREWMRNGLTMPAEQVQEWIAAGKPYVIRLKVPHKEPIRFKDGVRGWVKVDTATLDDKVLMKSDGWPTYHLASVVDDHLMQITHVIRGEEWLPSTPIHILLYRYLGWRDQMPEFIHLPLLLAPNGTGKLSKRHADQYGFPAFPISWNSPDLTVEKSFREAGYLPEALWNFLALLGWNPGTHQEIFTKQGLIEAFSLERLGKSGVKFDIAKAKWFNQQHIKKQGPTAWANYFITEATKENITCSQEEAMAICNLVKDRVTFPKDFWQEGRFFFFDPMGYDAELIQKKWKQQTKEEVLAFSQRLTDLPAWDAHTIKQLLQTVPGIRPLLRMALTGGVAGPDLTETIALLGRAKTYKRIKAFILNGYRDA, encoded by the coding sequence ATGACGGTGCATGTGCGCTTTGCTCCTAGTCCAACAGGGGCCTTACATATTGGTAGTGTGAGAACCATTTTGTACAATTACCTTTTGGCCCGAAAAACGGGTGGGCGGTTTATACTGCGTATGGAAGATACAGATCAAAAGCGCTTGGTGGCAAGCGCAGAAGCGTATATTCTAGAAAGCTTACGTTGGCTGGGGATTGTGCCAGATGAAGGCCCTGAACAAGGGGGACCATTTGGCCCCTATAGACAATCTGAACGAATGGCCCTCTATCGGCAATACATCCAACCCTTATTGGATGGTGGGCATGCCTATTATGCATTTGACACACCTGAAGAGATCGAAGCGATGCGGGAGCGGCTTAAAGCAGCAAAGGTAGATCACCCACCCTACAACGCCATAAGTCGTGAATGGATGCGCAATGGGCTCACCATGCCTGCAGAACAGGTGCAGGAGTGGATCGCAGCTGGAAAGCCTTATGTGATTCGACTGAAAGTACCGCATAAGGAACCCATACGCTTTAAGGATGGTGTCCGCGGCTGGGTAAAAGTAGATACAGCTACCTTGGACGATAAAGTATTGATGAAATCAGACGGCTGGCCTACCTACCACTTGGCTAGTGTAGTGGATGATCACCTGATGCAAATTACCCATGTGATCCGTGGCGAAGAGTGGTTACCTTCTACGCCTATTCATATATTATTATACCGTTACTTAGGGTGGAGAGATCAAATGCCTGAATTTATACATCTTCCGTTGCTATTAGCACCCAATGGTACGGGAAAGCTAAGCAAACGCCATGCGGATCAATATGGATTCCCAGCATTCCCGATCAGTTGGAATAGCCCAGACCTTACAGTGGAAAAGTCGTTTAGAGAAGCAGGTTATCTGCCAGAGGCATTGTGGAACTTCTTGGCTTTATTGGGATGGAACCCAGGTACGCACCAAGAAATCTTTACCAAACAAGGTTTAATAGAGGCTTTTTCTCTGGAACGGCTAGGCAAATCAGGGGTTAAGTTTGATATCGCTAAAGCGAAATGGTTTAACCAACAACATATTAAAAAACAAGGCCCAACGGCTTGGGCCAACTACTTTATCACAGAGGCAACGAAAGAAAATATAACTTGCAGCCAAGAGGAGGCGATGGCCATTTGTAACCTTGTAAAGGATAGAGTTACTTTCCCAAAGGATTTCTGGCAGGAAGGCCGGTTTTTCTTCTTTGATCCTATGGGTTACGACGCTGAACTGATCCAGAAAAAGTGGAAGCAGCAAACCAAAGAGGAGGTGCTGGCTTTCAGCCAAAGGCTTACGGACCTACCAGCATGGGATGCGCATACGATCAAACAGCTGTTACAAACAGTGCCGGGTATCAGGCCTCTCCTGCGTATGGCTCTAACAGGGGGGGTAGCGGGCCCAGACCTTACAGAAACCATAGCCTTATTGGGCAGGGCTAAAACGTATAAAAGAATCAAGGCATTTATACTGAATGGGTACCGTGATGCTTAG
- a CDS encoding phosphatidylserine decarboxylase family protein: MKIHKEGKEILLWTPVLLLLIYYGMHKKVVFSYHQSIGFAVVSGALYFWLIYFFRDPYRIIHTQDQYILGPADGKIINIQNVYEEEYLREERIKISIFMSPFNVHVNRFPMSGRIVFFKYHPGKYLVAFHPKASTHNERTSIVIENENGQQILFRQIAGFMARRIKFYFKEGEEVQQGEKCGFIKFGSRAEVYLPLDADIQVAVGDKIKGGITVLAKI; encoded by the coding sequence ATGAAAATACATAAAGAAGGAAAAGAAATTTTGTTATGGACGCCTGTGCTGCTGTTGCTGATCTATTATGGCATGCATAAAAAAGTGGTATTTAGTTACCATCAATCCATAGGATTTGCAGTAGTAAGTGGTGCTTTGTATTTTTGGTTAATCTATTTTTTTAGAGATCCATACCGTATCATCCATACGCAAGATCAATATATATTAGGGCCAGCAGATGGCAAAATTATTAATATTCAAAACGTATATGAGGAGGAGTACTTACGGGAAGAACGCATCAAAATAAGCATATTTATGTCTCCCTTTAATGTACACGTGAATCGATTTCCGATGTCTGGTAGGATTGTCTTTTTTAAATACCACCCAGGTAAGTACTTAGTTGCTTTTCATCCTAAAGCTAGCACGCATAATGAAAGAACTTCCATCGTAATTGAAAATGAGAATGGCCAACAAATTCTTTTTAGACAAATAGCGGGTTTTATGGCACGCCGCATCAAGTTTTATTTTAAAGAAGGGGAAGAGGTGCAACAAGGTGAGAAATGTGGTTTTATTAAGTTTGGTTCAAGGGCAGAGGTCTATTTGCCCCTGGATGCTGATATCCAGGTAGCTGTAGGTGATAAAATAAAAGGAGGGATTACGGTTCTCGCCAAAATATAG
- a CDS encoding phosphatidate cytidylyltransferase, with amino-acid sequence MFKTQNNFAQRFFSTVFFAPVITFAIFWSAWTYFFLFFYVAMLAMLEFYKLLKQANVTPMRGYGICLGLLLYTIAFSYYLQGNFLPILSYSCIPLTVLIYIVALYSRKPSNPFLDIAATFLGILYVAMPCSMLHYLAFFTGNYSNQLILGLLTIVWSQDTGAYLVGSTIGRTKLFKRISPQKTWEGFMGGALFAVMAGYGTAYFFNILPLWQWLAISVITIFTGTYGDLVASLLKRSVDVKNTSEMIPGHGGLLDRVDSLLLTIPTVVAFLKITLLCG; translated from the coding sequence ATGTTCAAAACACAAAACAATTTTGCGCAACGTTTTTTTTCGACTGTTTTCTTTGCACCTGTCATTACTTTTGCTATTTTTTGGTCTGCGTGGACCTATTTTTTTCTTTTTTTTTATGTAGCCATGTTGGCTATGTTAGAGTTTTATAAGTTGCTGAAGCAAGCCAATGTGACACCTATGCGTGGCTATGGCATTTGCTTAGGGCTACTCTTGTATACAATAGCTTTTTCCTACTACCTCCAAGGTAATTTTTTACCTATATTAAGCTATAGCTGTATTCCCTTAACGGTTTTAATATATATCGTTGCGCTCTATAGTCGCAAGCCCTCTAATCCCTTTTTAGATATCGCGGCTACTTTTTTAGGAATTTTATATGTTGCCATGCCTTGTAGCATGCTGCATTATCTAGCCTTTTTTACAGGCAACTATTCCAACCAGCTGATCCTAGGTTTATTAACTATTGTTTGGAGTCAGGATACGGGGGCCTACCTAGTGGGTTCTACCATAGGACGAACCAAACTATTTAAACGGATCTCTCCTCAAAAAACATGGGAGGGGTTTATGGGCGGTGCCTTATTTGCAGTTATGGCTGGTTATGGGACCGCCTATTTTTTTAATATTTTACCCCTATGGCAGTGGCTTGCGATCTCAGTGATTACCATTTTTACCGGGACCTATGGAGATTTGGTTGCCTCGTTGCTGAAAAGAAGTGTAGATGTAAAAAACACTAGTGAAATGATTCCAGGCCATGGAGGACTCTTGGACAGAGTAGACAGTTTATTGTTAACGATTCCTACTGTAGTGGCATTTTTAAAGATCACTTTGCTCTGTGGGTAA